From Chryseobacterium salivictor, a single genomic window includes:
- the nusB gene encoding transcription antitermination factor NusB, which produces MLGRRQIREKVVESLYSYYQNPIKFDVLEKNMFSEIDKIYHLYIYQLNFLVALKDLAERQIEIGKNKYIQTDKETNPNQKFINNQVLIKLEENDERLSFTSKNQDLKWDIYDELLVKTFQRMSAGKRYQDFMKEEGHSFEADQKFIGKLFLRYIAENDDFHDHLEGKELSWADDFHIANSMMQKTIGFFKENEPSHTLIKMIKDEEDREFARKLLKQSLNHWEENEKKLEGRLDNWELDRVALMDKIILIAAITELDYFPLTPGRVIINEYIEISKVFSTDRSNIFINGILDKYTKDLNRS; this is translated from the coding sequence ATGTTAGGAAGAAGACAAATCCGTGAAAAGGTAGTAGAATCGCTGTATTCATATTATCAAAATCCCATTAAATTCGATGTGTTAGAGAAAAACATGTTCTCAGAAATCGATAAAATCTATCATCTTTACATTTACCAACTTAATTTTTTGGTGGCGCTGAAAGATCTGGCAGAACGGCAAATCGAAATCGGTAAAAATAAGTATATTCAAACTGATAAAGAAACCAATCCCAACCAAAAATTCATCAACAATCAGGTTTTAATTAAATTAGAAGAAAATGACGAGCGCCTTTCTTTTACTTCTAAAAATCAGGATTTAAAATGGGATATCTATGATGAATTGCTGGTGAAGACGTTTCAGAGAATGTCGGCCGGTAAAAGATATCAGGATTTTATGAAAGAAGAAGGACATTCTTTCGAAGCTGACCAGAAATTTATCGGGAAATTATTTTTAAGGTATATCGCTGAAAACGATGATTTTCATGACCATCTTGAAGGAAAAGAATTGAGTTGGGCAGATGATTTCCATATCGCCAATTCGATGATGCAGAAAACCATTGGTTTTTTTAAAGAAAATGAACCGAGCCATACTTTAATTAAAATGATTAAAGATGAAGAGGACCGTGAATTCGCCCGTAAACTCTTAAAACAATCCCTGAACCATTGGGAAGAAAATGAGAAAAAACTGGAAGGAAGATTAGATAACTGGGAGCTGGACCGTGTGGCTTTAATGGATAAAATCATTCTGATTGCAGCTATTACGGAACTCGATTATTTCCCATTAACGCCGGGAAGAGTTATTATTAATGAATATATCGAAAT
- a CDS encoding ABC transporter ATP-binding protein gives MNALKTLNPYFWKHKNLLFYGFLFIIASNFFNIFKVQFVGKSVDEISNTNSLGFNKQVLIYVAIIVGSSLLTGFFTFMMRQTIIVASREIEYELKNKIYNHYQELSLTDFKRTTIGDLMNRLSEDVVAVRMYLGPGVMYVVNLLILLIITSIYMLNTNVEMTLWSLLPLPVLSFLIYKVSSIINKKSKIMQKSQSAISTFVQDSFSGIRVVKFFAKESYIEKSYGTKVKDYQDKSLDLAKTEAYFFTIILFVIGLLNVVILLIGGQKYMANELSVGKIADFFLYINILIFPFSMVGWVTSVNQRAEASMARINEFLDMKTDIINTNNEVYPIKGDIEFRNVSYVYPNTGIKALENLSFKIEAGKSLAIMGKTGSGKSTIALLLCRLIDPTEGEILIDGKNLKDHNLENYRKFIGYIPQESFLFSDTIENNIGFAIDKPSHQLVEKYSKKADVHKNIVEFKDQYKTMVGERGVMLSGGQKQRICIARALIKEPSVLIFDDSLSALDTETEENILQNIENEIQNCTSIIITHRGSSAKRADKILNLTPIENENLN, from the coding sequence ATGAACGCACTGAAAACCCTTAATCCCTATTTCTGGAAACATAAAAACCTGTTGTTTTATGGTTTTCTATTCATTATTGCCAGTAATTTTTTCAATATATTTAAAGTACAGTTCGTAGGAAAATCCGTGGATGAAATATCAAACACTAACAGTTTAGGTTTTAATAAGCAGGTTTTAATTTATGTTGCGATTATCGTAGGTTCTTCATTACTGACGGGATTTTTCACTTTTATGATGCGCCAAACCATCATTGTTGCGTCCAGAGAAATCGAATATGAACTGAAAAATAAAATCTACAATCATTATCAGGAATTATCGTTAACCGACTTCAAGAGAACAACCATCGGTGATCTGATGAACCGCTTGAGTGAAGATGTTGTTGCCGTAAGAATGTATCTCGGGCCGGGAGTAATGTACGTCGTCAATTTACTGATCCTGTTGATCATTACGAGTATTTATATGCTCAATACGAATGTAGAAATGACTTTGTGGTCTCTTCTGCCGTTGCCTGTTCTTTCTTTTCTCATTTACAAAGTAAGTTCGATTATCAATAAAAAATCGAAAATTATGCAGAAGAGCCAGTCTGCGATTTCAACTTTTGTACAGGACAGTTTTTCGGGAATTCGGGTGGTGAAATTTTTTGCGAAAGAAAGTTATATCGAAAAAAGTTACGGAACCAAAGTAAAAGATTATCAGGACAAATCGCTGGATCTTGCCAAAACAGAAGCCTATTTTTTCACCATTATTCTGTTTGTCATTGGATTATTAAATGTGGTCATTCTGTTAATCGGCGGCCAGAAATATATGGCGAATGAGCTCTCGGTCGGCAAGATTGCAGATTTCTTTCTGTACATTAATATCTTAATTTTCCCTTTCTCTATGGTCGGTTGGGTAACTTCTGTGAATCAAAGGGCAGAAGCATCGATGGCGAGAATTAATGAATTTCTCGATATGAAAACTGATATCATTAATACCAATAATGAAGTGTATCCGATAAAAGGAGATATCGAATTTAGAAATGTATCTTATGTTTACCCAAATACCGGAATTAAAGCCCTGGAGAATTTAAGTTTCAAAATTGAAGCCGGTAAATCGTTAGCCATTATGGGAAAAACCGGAAGTGGTAAATCAACTATTGCCCTTTTACTTTGTCGGTTAATCGATCCTACGGAAGGGGAAATTCTTATCGACGGAAAAAATTTAAAAGATCACAATTTAGAAAACTACCGGAAATTCATTGGCTATATTCCGCAGGAAAGTTTTCTTTTTTCAGACACCATTGAAAACAATATTGGATTCGCCATCGACAAACCTTCTCATCAGTTGGTCGAAAAATACTCGAAAAAAGCAGATGTTCATAAAAATATCGTAGAGTTCAAAGATCAGTACAAAACGATGGTTGGCGAGCGCGGCGTGATGCTTTCCGGCGGACAGAAACAGCGGATCTGTATTGCAAGAGCGTTAATTAAGGAACCGTCTGTTTTGATTTTTGATGATTCATTATCGGCATTGGATACGGAAACCGAAGAAAACATCCTTCAAAATATTGAAAATGAAATCCAAAACTGCACTTCAATCATTATTACGCACCGAGGAAGCAGTGCAAAACGCGCAGATAAAATCCTGAACCTCACTCCGATAGAAAATGAAAATCTGAATTAA
- a CDS encoding DUF3276 family protein, with product MSDYKERHENEIFTKVLKAGRRTYFFDVRETKAGDYYLTITESKKNFGENGEATFEKHKIYLYKEDFKSFEEMFKESTDFIIGQKGEDVISERHDKDFKTRSFTIESDEEV from the coding sequence ATGAGTGATTACAAGGAACGCCATGAAAATGAAATTTTCACCAAGGTATTGAAGGCAGGAAGAAGAACCTATTTCTTTGATGTACGGGAAACCAAAGCAGGAGATTATTATTTAACGATTACCGAAAGCAAAAAGAACTTTGGTGAAAATGGAGAAGCCACTTTCGAAAAACATAAAATTTATCTATACAAAGAAGATTTTAAAAGTTTTGAAGAAATGTTTAAAGAATCAACAGATTTTATCATCGGTCAAAAAGGCGAAGATGTAATTTCTGAAAGACATGACAAGGATTTCAAAACCCGGTCATTCACGATAGAATCTGACGAAGAAGTATAA